The following proteins come from a genomic window of Companilactobacillus pabuli:
- a CDS encoding N-acetylmuramoyl-L-alanine amidase family protein: protein MVSKKKFMTTLATSVALASISFTTVGQVVPQLGAQVQTAQAATSAINDFITNNNITPVSITNEEGTFSYWTPYENGVGKPEGVVIHETATPGATARNEATYFNREWPNMYSYVHAFVDANEILNIKNTDYAVWGAGPTANAKFVQVELCEVSTTYSFAKSVANQAYYTAYKLVQYNLPFTPGVTVMSHNDVSKKWGETTHTDPVGYFAKWGYSMDQFYDLVGKYYNQLKGNTNSGSSNNNNSNVNNGGTASSNVITVNNSQGSYVPLVAFQSDGSTKKITNRALANNTPWYTDQTKTYQGLTYRRVATNEWVDQGYVTK, encoded by the coding sequence ATGGTATCAAAGAAGAAATTTATGACTACTCTTGCGACTTCAGTTGCACTAGCAAGTATCAGTTTTACAACGGTTGGACAGGTAGTTCCACAATTAGGGGCACAAGTTCAAACAGCGCAAGCTGCAACTTCAGCAATCAATGACTTTATTACAAACAACAACATTACTCCAGTTTCAATTACTAACGAAGAAGGTACATTTAGTTACTGGACACCTTATGAAAATGGTGTTGGTAAGCCTGAAGGTGTTGTTATTCATGAAACAGCTACTCCTGGAGCAACCGCTAGAAATGAAGCAACATATTTCAACCGTGAATGGCCAAATATGTACAGTTATGTTCATGCCTTCGTTGACGCTAACGAAATTTTAAACATTAAGAATACTGATTATGCCGTTTGGGGTGCTGGTCCAACAGCCAATGCCAAATTCGTTCAAGTTGAATTGTGTGAAGTAAGTACTACTTATTCATTCGCTAAGTCAGTTGCTAACCAAGCTTATTACACAGCTTACAAGTTAGTTCAATATAACTTGCCATTTACACCAGGCGTTACAGTTATGTCACACAATGATGTATCTAAGAAGTGGGGCGAAACAACTCACACTGATCCTGTTGGCTACTTTGCTAAATGGGGTTACAGCATGGATCAATTCTATGATCTAGTTGGCAAGTATTACAACCAATTGAAGGGTAATACTAATAGTGGTAGTTCTAACAATAACAACAGTAATGTCAACAATGGTGGAACTGCTTCATCAAACGTTATTACTGTAAATAATTCTCAAGGCTCATATGTTCCATTGGTAGCTTTCCAAAGTGATGGTAGTACTAAGAAAATCACTAACCGTGCTCTAGCTAACAACACTCCATGGTACACAGACCAAACTAAGACTTATCAAGGTTTGACTTATCGTCGTGTTGCTACTAACGAATGGGTCGACCAAGGTTACGTTACAAAATAA
- a CDS encoding YdcF family protein, producing the protein MTFLILLAVTIVEAMIIYKIRYVYSRQPIWGIGIVIAVIFVFYLISNISLNKFLGAYTFGLASLNLFFLFIMLVYMWLMHQDQKKVNMKQEADFLLVMGNKCMTERIPPILASRLNKTIEIFKESTNKPQIIVSGGKNPHSLSDKTEAEMMKEYLLDAGISEDHIILEEKAMNTIQNLEFSSIEIHRFWSKEARPKVTIVTSDYHLPRTKLQAKRLGFKVQYASAKTMSMLKWPAMFREFTALLWYDRYVIAIVVGIDVLYSLSLYI; encoded by the coding sequence ATGACTTTTTTAATACTACTTGCTGTAACCATTGTAGAAGCAATGATTATTTACAAAATAAGGTATGTCTACAGTCGCCAGCCGATTTGGGGGATTGGCATTGTGATTGCTGTTATATTTGTATTCTATTTAATTTCTAATATTTCGTTGAACAAATTTTTAGGCGCTTATACATTCGGACTTGCATCTTTAAATTTGTTCTTTTTATTTATTATGCTAGTTTACATGTGGCTAATGCATCAAGATCAGAAAAAGGTTAATATGAAACAAGAAGCCGACTTTTTGTTAGTCATGGGTAATAAGTGCATGACTGAACGGATTCCGCCGATTTTAGCTAGTCGTCTGAATAAAACGATTGAGATTTTTAAGGAATCGACGAATAAACCGCAAATAATTGTCAGTGGGGGCAAAAATCCACATAGTCTCTCGGATAAGACTGAGGCTGAGATGATGAAGGAATACTTGTTGGATGCTGGTATCTCAGAGGATCACATTATTCTAGAAGAAAAAGCTATGAATACGATTCAAAATCTAGAATTTTCTTCTATTGAAATTCATCGTTTTTGGTCCAAAGAGGCTCGCCCAAAGGTTACTATAGTTACAAGCGACTATCATCTTCCTCGAACGAAATTGCAGGCTAAGAGATTAGGCTTTAAAGTTCAGTATGCATCAGCTAAAACGATGAGCATGTTGAAGTGGCCGGCGATGTTTCGTGAATTTACGGCCTTGTTGTGGTACGACCGGTACGTAATTGCAATAGTTGTGGGAATAGATGTGCTGTATTCGTTGAGTTTGTATATTTGA
- a CDS encoding AI-2E family transporter, whose amino-acid sequence MSLYDKFVENKRLRRFILLVVVIGLFYLFKSMMSMFLLTFIFTFLSVQLVRTIQKKAPRIKPVWIIAPTYLIIIALLVFVIANYVPQLVSQTVKMFTSLQSFYESEDVRSNPYLNIIYNYLQQINLDNQIKVAVTSVVNYISSVGAVGFNIVISFLLSFFYTSQVEQMNAFGRQFLDSKYGWVFADLKYYGQKFVNTFGVVLEAQLMIAVVNTALTTITLLFMKMPGIIALAAMVFLLSLIPVAGVIISLVPLSFVAYSVGGIRYVIYIVIMIIVIHLIETYFLNPQFMSSMTHLPIFFTFIVLIVSEELLGTWGLIVGIPIFVFFLDILGVHSIGGPKKRRIKLKKTL is encoded by the coding sequence ATGAGTTTGTACGATAAGTTTGTTGAAAATAAACGTTTGCGACGATTTATATTGTTAGTTGTCGTTATCGGTTTATTCTATTTATTTAAAAGTATGATGAGTATGTTTTTATTAACTTTCATCTTTACTTTTTTATCAGTTCAATTAGTTAGAACGATTCAAAAAAAAGCTCCTAGAATAAAACCAGTTTGGATAATCGCACCAACTTATTTGATTATTATTGCTTTGTTGGTGTTTGTGATTGCTAATTATGTGCCACAGTTGGTTAGTCAAACGGTCAAAATGTTTACTTCGTTGCAGTCATTTTATGAGAGTGAGGATGTTCGTTCGAACCCTTATTTGAATATTATTTATAATTATTTGCAACAGATCAATTTGGATAATCAAATCAAAGTCGCTGTTACTTCAGTTGTTAACTATATTAGTAGTGTTGGGGCGGTTGGCTTTAATATTGTAATATCGTTCTTACTCAGTTTCTTCTACACGAGTCAAGTTGAACAAATGAATGCTTTTGGTCGACAATTTTTAGACAGTAAATACGGTTGGGTCTTTGCAGATCTAAAGTATTATGGTCAAAAATTCGTTAATACTTTTGGAGTTGTTCTAGAAGCTCAATTGATGATTGCAGTCGTAAATACTGCTTTGACGACGATTACCTTGTTATTCATGAAGATGCCAGGAATTATTGCTTTAGCAGCCATGGTCTTTCTTTTGTCATTGATTCCCGTGGCTGGAGTGATTATTTCGTTAGTTCCACTAAGTTTCGTGGCTTATTCGGTCGGAGGTATTCGTTACGTTATTTACATCGTTATCATGATTATTGTTATTCATTTGATAGAAACGTACTTCTTGAATCCACAATTTATGTCCAGCATGACGCACTTACCAATTTTCTTTACCTTTATCGTCTTGATTGTTTCCGAGGAATTACTTGGTACTTGGGGGTTGATTGTTGGAATCCCAATTTTTGTCTTCTTCCTCGATATCTTGGGTGTGCACTCAATCGGTGGTCCCAAAAAGCGCAGAATAAAGTTAAAGAAAACGTTATAA
- a CDS encoding 2,3-diphosphoglycerate-dependent phosphoglycerate mutase — translation MAKLVFIRHGQSEWNLSNQFTGWVDVDLSEEGVKQAQNAGKLLKESGIQFDQAYTSVLTRAIKTLHYALEGCDQLWIPETKTWRLNERHYGALQGLNKKETAEKYGDEQVHIWRRSYDTLPPLLKSTDEGSAANDRRYANLDPRIIPGGENLKVTLERVIPFWEDEIAPKLLDGKNVIIAAHGNSLRALTKYIENISDADIMDVEMTTGEPVVYDLDDKLNVVNKTKLN, via the coding sequence ATGGCAAAATTAGTTTTCATTCGTCACGGACAAAGTGAATGGAATTTATCAAACCAATTTACTGGTTGGGTTGATGTTGACCTTAGTGAAGAAGGTGTAAAGCAAGCTCAAAATGCTGGTAAACTTCTTAAGGAATCTGGCATCCAATTTGACCAAGCTTACACATCAGTATTGACACGTGCTATCAAGACATTGCACTATGCTCTTGAAGGCTGTGACCAACTATGGATTCCTGAAACAAAGACATGGAGACTTAACGAACGTCACTATGGCGCACTTCAAGGTCTTAACAAGAAAGAAACAGCTGAAAAATACGGTGATGAACAAGTTCACATCTGGAGACGTTCATACGATACATTACCTCCACTATTGAAGTCTACTGATGAAGGTTCAGCAGCTAACGATCGTCGTTATGCAAACCTTGACCCAAGAATTATTCCTGGTGGCGAAAACCTTAAAGTTACTTTGGAACGTGTAATTCCATTCTGGGAAGATGAAATTGCTCCTAAGCTATTAGACGGCAAGAACGTAATCATCGCTGCCCATGGTAACTCACTACGTGCTTTGACTAAGTACATCGAAAACATCTCTGATGCTGACATCATGGACGTTGAAATGACTACTGGTGAACCAGTTGTTTATGACTTGGATGACAAGTTGAACGTTGTTAACAAGACAAAGCTTAACTAA
- a CDS encoding type II toxin-antitoxin system HicA family toxin — MTMKPKEMVRLLKQNGFIEKSQQGSHLKMYNPFTKVTIIIPIHVREMKKGLEIAILKKAGLK, encoded by the coding sequence ATGACTATGAAACCCAAAGAAATGGTAAGACTTTTAAAACAGAATGGATTTATCGAAAAGTCGCAACAAGGTTCACATTTAAAAATGTATAATCCTTTTACTAAAGTTACCATTATTATTCCCATACATGTTAGAGAGATGAAAAAGGGTCTCGAAATTGCTATCTTGAAGAAAGCAGGTCTTAAATAA
- a CDS encoding type II toxin-antitoxin system HicB family antitoxin, which yields MPAKKNILVYPVILHPEDQGYSVEIPDIDNGTWTQGDNIKDALLMAQDAIGIMLDDKTEYPEPTDLEDIKIKANDIKTVVYIDMEEYRRNNPKTVRKNVTVPEYLVVLGKKKNINFSAVLTEALKNKLEM from the coding sequence ATGCCAGCAAAGAAAAATATTTTAGTTTATCCAGTAATTTTGCATCCGGAAGATCAAGGTTATAGTGTAGAAATACCTGATATTGACAATGGTACTTGGACTCAAGGCGATAATATAAAAGATGCCTTATTAATGGCTCAAGATGCAATTGGAATTATGCTTGATGATAAAACAGAATACCCTGAACCTACTGACTTGGAAGACATTAAAATTAAGGCTAATGATATTAAGACAGTCGTTTATATTGATATGGAAGAGTATCGTCGCAATAATCCTAAGACAGTTCGCAAGAATGTAACTGTACCAGAGTATTTGGTAGTTTTAGGTAAGAAGAAGAACATCAACTTTTCTGCTGTTTTGACCGAAGCTTTGAAAAATAAATTGGAAATGTAA
- a CDS encoding TIGR03111 family XrtG-associated glycosyltransferase, whose translation MSYWLDLTLFKMGFWLTWALIPILVEIIPSIISSVRIMISNRHPKKMIMPAKMPIISVLVPVHNSEDTLFACIQSIHDSTYPTKLIQVILADNNSTDNSFQVFAHAQNTFSDMNLRLIHTAPGKAQALNAALYGAIGTYIINIDSDGVLEKNALMNMVLRFENDYEVSALTGSILPSRLMLKKNGSLLRYNEYFEYAQAFLSGRVMESHKNQLFTMSGAFSAFRKEAVMKSFLYDINTIGEDTDMTFQIRQRMKRKVGLCANAFFYIEPIKDLSELYTQRQRWQRGEVEVIQEYANNLEVKEFFKNFMVRRLLIDHTFLFPRMIWLCASVVLLFFRYSPIMMGMSYFIIYLLYIFVEVLNYICVLQLLEDFPNDQTFYRKQWWVTLTLPFYNFICAGIRLIGVINSMTTKSGWNSVPFKEEWNKVTNIVKNDFRMKEKKTTNHDEISIPHLQNQVLRQRQSRHALGKR comes from the coding sequence ATGAGTTATTGGTTAGACCTAACCTTGTTTAAAATGGGATTCTGGTTGACTTGGGCCTTGATTCCGATTCTAGTTGAAATCATCCCTTCCATTATTTCCAGTGTGCGCATTATGATCAGCAACCGCCATCCTAAAAAGATGATTATGCCTGCAAAAATGCCAATAATCTCCGTTTTAGTCCCCGTTCACAACTCTGAAGATACTTTGTTTGCCTGTATTCAATCGATTCACGATTCAACTTATCCAACTAAATTGATTCAAGTTATTTTGGCTGACAACAACAGTACTGACAACAGTTTTCAAGTTTTTGCCCACGCTCAAAATACTTTTTCTGACATGAATTTACGTTTGATCCACACCGCTCCGGGTAAAGCTCAAGCTCTAAATGCGGCGTTATATGGAGCCATCGGAACTTATATTATCAACATTGATAGTGATGGCGTACTTGAAAAAAATGCCTTGATGAATATGGTTTTACGTTTTGAAAATGATTATGAAGTCTCTGCTTTAACTGGTAGTATTTTACCCAGTCGTTTAATGCTAAAGAAAAATGGTTCGTTACTGCGTTATAACGAATACTTCGAATACGCCCAAGCCTTTCTTTCCGGTCGAGTAATGGAGTCTCATAAAAACCAACTATTCACGATGTCTGGGGCTTTTTCGGCTTTTCGTAAGGAAGCTGTGATGAAAAGTTTCTTGTATGATATCAACACAATTGGTGAAGACACCGATATGACTTTCCAAATTAGACAACGGATGAAGCGAAAAGTTGGACTCTGTGCTAATGCGTTCTTCTACATCGAACCTATCAAAGATTTATCCGAACTTTACACGCAGAGACAACGTTGGCAACGTGGTGAAGTCGAAGTCATTCAGGAATATGCTAATAATTTGGAGGTAAAAGAATTCTTTAAAAATTTCATGGTCAGACGACTATTGATCGACCACACCTTCCTATTTCCTCGAATGATTTGGCTTTGTGCCAGTGTCGTATTGCTATTTTTCCGCTACTCACCGATTATGATGGGGATGTCATATTTCATTATTTACCTACTATATATTTTTGTAGAAGTATTAAACTATATTTGTGTGCTTCAACTCTTGGAAGACTTTCCTAACGATCAAACCTTTTATCGGAAACAATGGTGGGTCACTCTTACTTTGCCATTTTATAATTTCATCTGTGCCGGCATCCGTTTGATTGGAGTTATCAATAGTATGACCACCAAATCCGGTTGGAACTCAGTACCTTTCAAAGAAGAATGGAATAAAGTAACTAATATTGTGAAAAATGACTTTCGAATGAAGGAGAAAAAAACTACTAATCATGATGAGATATCAATACCACACTTACAAAATCAAGTATTACGTCAACGCCAGTCACGCCATGCGCTGGGAAAACGGTGA
- the xrtG gene encoding exosortase family protein XrtG, giving the protein MSIYLVIGIVVWIYLLSVLKRAHVPAFFFLIGTGGLFFILIGFSDPYWVWFFTHSVINGVKWFGNLTNMSEVMNRYGLISINNPTQPLTMTIDYECSGIIETMAYISIVVFFPIFNRYEKTFFGIFGILWIYLANVLRLALIIVIVHFAGGGAFFIGHSIIGRMVFYILVIALYYNVFTYSQISHSLYQNFRKLVTGIKKRFSKEG; this is encoded by the coding sequence ATGAGTATTTATTTAGTAATTGGTATCGTTGTTTGGATATACCTACTTTCCGTTTTAAAAAGAGCTCACGTTCCAGCATTCTTCTTTCTTATCGGAACTGGCGGGCTCTTTTTTATTCTAATCGGCTTCAGTGATCCTTATTGGGTCTGGTTTTTTACTCACTCAGTTATCAATGGTGTCAAATGGTTCGGAAATCTGACTAATATGAGTGAAGTCATGAATCGTTATGGTCTGATCAGTATCAACAATCCCACTCAACCACTGACGATGACGATTGATTACGAGTGTTCTGGGATTATTGAAACGATGGCTTACATCAGTATCGTCGTTTTCTTTCCTATCTTCAATCGTTATGAAAAGACCTTTTTCGGAATTTTTGGCATTCTCTGGATTTATTTAGCAAACGTGCTTCGATTAGCCTTAATTATCGTCATCGTTCACTTTGCTGGCGGTGGTGCCTTCTTTATCGGACACTCCATTATTGGAAGAATGGTCTTCTACATCTTAGTCATTGCTTTGTACTACAATGTCTTCACTTACTCGCAAATTTCTCACAGTCTTTATCAAAATTTCCGGAAACTCGTTACAGGAATAAAAAAACGTTTTAGCAAGGAGGGATAA
- a CDS encoding Firmicu-CTERM sorting domain-containing protein, with protein MKRFIIILMSALCFFASFGTVAQAASDNLTPNNNESGDLGITIDGNFDDWADKTKQPMKFPWDNDNIKYASMLTDNDNIYLYVMMHPVLSGGYTNFQPSGYTLNVGGKTFSIDFNGNQTVKLDVGDKKAVALGIYDNSTGLYETVNDCVYVANQYINQKMGDGKTVKGTGYVFEAKIPFKDLKGISNTSGQNISLENNSLWSGKLHVTGGSTGPVVLASTGFVIAIAAVLKYSGFNFKKRRSA; from the coding sequence ATGAAAAGATTCATCATTATTTTAATGAGTGCCTTATGTTTTTTTGCTAGTTTTGGAACAGTTGCCCAAGCTGCATCTGATAATTTAACACCCAATAATAATGAAAGTGGTGATTTGGGGATTACTATCGATGGAAACTTTGACGACTGGGCCGACAAAACTAAACAGCCAATGAAGTTCCCTTGGGATAATGATAATATCAAGTATGCTTCTATGTTGACTGATAATGATAACATTTATCTATACGTCATGATGCACCCTGTTTTATCTGGTGGTTATACTAACTTCCAACCATCTGGATATACTCTAAATGTTGGTGGAAAAACATTTAGTATTGATTTTAATGGCAATCAAACCGTTAAATTAGATGTTGGTGACAAAAAAGCTGTTGCTTTGGGAATTTACGATAATTCTACCGGATTATACGAAACTGTTAATGATTGTGTTTACGTTGCTAACCAATATATCAATCAAAAAATGGGCGATGGTAAAACTGTAAAAGGTACTGGCTATGTTTTTGAAGCTAAAATTCCATTCAAAGACCTCAAAGGAATTTCTAACACTTCGGGACAAAATATCAGCCTAGAAAATAATAGTCTTTGGTCAGGTAAGCTTCACGTAACCGGTGGTAGTACCGGACCAGTAGTTCTAGCAAGTACCGGATTCGTTATCGCTATAGCTGCTGTTTTGAAATACTCAGGATTTAATTTTAAGAAACGGAGATCAGCATGA
- a CDS encoding glycosyltransferase family 2 protein, whose product MIAVISIWGTLVVNLILTVAGYTWYLRHVSKSDPQLPKNPPFVSILVPAHNEGIVIVKTVLSLLSFDYPEDRYEIIVINDNSSDNSAELLNGLQEQFGYHRLKVINTDKTNGGKGKSNALNIGLESAKGSLISIYDADNTPEHGALRILVAELLSNDKLAAVIGKFRTRNKNATLLTRFINIETLSFQWMAQAGRQQLFHLCTIPGTNYVIRRSVLEKVGKWDVKALAEDTEISFRVYQMGYQIKFQPRAVTWEQEPQTLDVWFHQRTRWVKGNIYVIIKNAKLLFQKKGRPIRFDLLYFLTIYFLLMTSLVLSDSVFVLSVAGIVHSDLQGFSNYLWLFAVLMFVISTFVTITTERGELTFSNLLLIIFMYLVYSQMWLAVAAYGMVGYIREQVFHKQAKWYKTKRYK is encoded by the coding sequence ATGATTGCTGTAATTTCTATCTGGGGAACTTTAGTAGTAAATCTTATCTTAACAGTTGCTGGATATACATGGTATTTGAGACACGTTTCTAAATCTGATCCGCAGCTTCCAAAGAATCCACCATTTGTATCTATCTTAGTTCCAGCTCACAATGAGGGGATAGTTATCGTCAAAACAGTTTTATCATTGCTAAGTTTTGATTATCCAGAAGATAGGTATGAAATTATTGTAATTAATGATAATTCAAGTGATAATTCAGCTGAATTATTAAACGGATTACAAGAGCAGTTTGGCTACCATCGTCTGAAGGTAATTAATACTGATAAAACCAATGGTGGTAAAGGAAAATCCAATGCTTTAAATATTGGATTAGAGAGTGCTAAAGGTAGTTTGATTTCAATTTATGATGCTGACAATACTCCTGAACATGGTGCTTTGAGGATTTTGGTGGCCGAACTTCTCAGCAATGATAAACTTGCCGCTGTTATCGGTAAGTTTAGAACTAGAAATAAAAATGCTACACTTTTGACGCGTTTTATTAATATTGAAACGTTGTCTTTTCAATGGATGGCACAAGCCGGGAGACAACAATTATTCCATTTATGCACGATACCAGGGACTAACTATGTTATTAGAAGATCAGTCTTGGAAAAAGTTGGTAAATGGGACGTAAAAGCTTTAGCTGAAGACACGGAAATAAGTTTTCGGGTTTATCAAATGGGCTACCAAATCAAGTTTCAACCTCGAGCAGTTACTTGGGAACAAGAGCCCCAAACGTTAGATGTTTGGTTTCATCAACGTACGCGCTGGGTCAAAGGAAATATTTATGTCATCATTAAGAATGCTAAGCTGTTATTTCAAAAGAAGGGTCGACCAATCAGATTTGACTTACTTTATTTTTTAACGATTTATTTTCTGTTGATGACATCATTAGTTTTATCTGATTCAGTCTTTGTTTTATCGGTAGCAGGAATAGTTCATTCAGATTTACAAGGATTTAGTAATTATTTATGGCTCTTTGCAGTTTTGATGTTTGTAATCAGTACTTTCGTGACAATAACCACAGAACGTGGTGAACTGACCTTTAGCAATCTATTGTTAATTATCTTTATGTATTTAGTTTATAGTCAAATGTGGCTGGCAGTTGCTGCATACGGAATGGTGGGGTATATTCGTGAACAAGTATTTCATAAGCAAGCAAAATGGTATAAAACGAAACGTTATAAATAG
- a CDS encoding cellulose biosynthesis cyclic di-GMP-binding regulatory protein BcsB — protein sequence MNKYFISKQNGIKRNVINSLVSIGLIFLLLLVSSEPINVKAADNQTYTQQFQNSTTSLSGKSVEANMYFTEMDYWDVKKLTFNFNYQISQLANIQTSDITVSLNGVKFYSFRPGDKTGFQTEKINVPLDLLSGSNKLTISGQILNKADKNNYKLQQTPANWLTIGNGSNVNFEYQLKEAENTVRSFYAHFSGQDTIAYQRSKVITANNPTTTELTASMIALSGESRIITTENDQIPVLQAKNTKANENNYMMVIAQYDNLPKDLKKQIDPNSLKKQALIKTYYTDHKYYLIVTAKSGSLLKKAARFVANEELMKETDKSSEYVGNSTDTYTSSLQDNNGRHFLTTESDQIQGAGHRETSYLVQIPNDESNADGSQIKLHFNYSNNLNFNRSLVTVYVNNTIIGSKKLTKANVNNDTLTLKFPKGLSLGNSFTVRVAFDLEMKDQDTSDNADTPWASVNSDSKVLVKSERSNDLLFTNYPTMFISDETYNDIAVITPKKLDENDFKSLTNIFNLIGNFAKSNTGTIKFYDKIPSKSVLKNSNVIVLGTPNNNPMIKELNPNLYFKYSNNFDRIVSNEKLSIEKDYGKQIGTAQLIRSPYNDRRGMLVVTGVNSFDTYVATSQINFQKNVQQFSGDAIVVDMNNAHYSYRFKKNKAIDKSLETKRTFSKNSQLILYLGLALIVILLIGMAVILTLRKQARLNGGNKDGKQ from the coding sequence GTGAACAAGTATTTCATAAGCAAGCAAAATGGTATAAAACGAAACGTTATAAATAGTTTAGTAAGTATTGGATTAATATTCTTGTTATTATTGGTGTCATCTGAGCCAATCAATGTAAAAGCCGCAGATAATCAGACTTATACACAGCAATTTCAAAATAGTACGACTAGTCTTTCGGGAAAGTCCGTGGAAGCAAATATGTATTTTACTGAAATGGATTATTGGGATGTTAAAAAACTTACTTTCAATTTTAACTATCAAATTTCCCAATTAGCTAATATTCAGACATCGGATATAACAGTGTCTTTGAATGGAGTGAAATTTTATTCATTTCGTCCAGGTGATAAAACAGGTTTCCAAACGGAAAAAATCAATGTCCCACTGGATCTATTAAGTGGCAGCAATAAATTGACTATAAGCGGTCAAATATTAAATAAAGCAGACAAAAATAATTATAAATTACAACAGACACCGGCAAATTGGTTAACTATCGGAAATGGTTCTAATGTTAATTTCGAATATCAGCTCAAAGAAGCTGAGAATACGGTAAGGTCATTTTATGCGCATTTTTCTGGTCAAGATACAATAGCTTATCAAAGATCAAAAGTTATAACGGCTAATAATCCTACCACTACCGAATTGACCGCTAGTATGATTGCTTTATCAGGTGAATCTAGAATCATTACAACTGAAAATGACCAAATTCCGGTTCTTCAAGCTAAGAATACAAAGGCTAATGAGAACAACTATATGATGGTGATTGCCCAATATGATAATTTACCAAAGGATTTAAAAAAGCAGATTGATCCTAACAGTTTGAAAAAACAAGCCTTGATAAAGACCTACTATACGGACCATAAGTATTACTTGATTGTGACGGCAAAATCCGGGTCTCTATTAAAAAAAGCGGCTCGTTTTGTTGCAAACGAAGAATTAATGAAGGAAACTGATAAGTCTTCAGAATACGTTGGGAACTCAACGGATACTTATACGTCTTCTTTGCAAGATAACAATGGTAGGCATTTTTTAACTACTGAGTCAGATCAAATTCAAGGCGCTGGACATAGAGAAACTAGTTATTTAGTTCAAATACCAAATGATGAATCTAACGCTGATGGTTCTCAAATTAAATTGCATTTTAATTATAGTAATAATTTGAATTTTAATCGTTCTTTAGTAACAGTATATGTAAACAATACAATTATTGGCAGTAAAAAATTGACTAAAGCTAATGTTAACAATGATACATTGACTTTAAAGTTTCCAAAGGGATTATCATTAGGTAACAGTTTTACCGTTCGAGTGGCTTTTGATTTGGAAATGAAAGATCAAGATACATCTGATAATGCTGATACGCCTTGGGCTTCAGTAAATTCTGATTCAAAAGTTTTGGTGAAATCGGAACGAAGTAATGATTTATTATTTACTAATTATCCAACGATGTTTATTTCAGATGAAACTTATAACGATATTGCGGTGATAACTCCTAAGAAATTAGATGAAAATGACTTCAAATCTTTGACAAATATTTTCAATTTGATTGGTAATTTTGCCAAAAGTAATACGGGAACTATTAAGTTTTATGACAAGATTCCAAGCAAGAGTGTTTTAAAGAATAGTAATGTGATTGTCTTAGGTACTCCAAATAATAATCCAATGATTAAAGAGTTGAATCCAAATTTATACTTTAAGTATTCAAATAACTTTGATCGAATTGTTTCTAATGAGAAATTAAGCATCGAAAAGGATTACGGAAAGCAAATTGGAACGGCTCAATTGATACGTTCACCATACAATGACAGAAGAGGAATGTTGGTAGTAACCGGAGTTAATAGCTTTGATACGTACGTAGCCACCTCACAAATTAATTTTCAGAAGAATGTTCAACAATTTTCAGGTGACGCAATTGTCGTAGATATGAATAATGCGCATTATAGTTATCGCTTTAAGAAGAACAAGGCGATAGATAAATCCTTAGAAACTAAAAGAACCTTCAGTAAAAATTCGCAATTGATCCTTTATTTGGGATTAGCACTTATCGTCATTTTGTTGATTGGCATGGCAGTCATTTTGACGTTAAGGAAGCAAGCACGATTGAATGGAGGCAACAAAGATGGAAAGCAATAA